A window from Musa acuminata AAA Group cultivar baxijiao chromosome BXJ3-10, Cavendish_Baxijiao_AAA, whole genome shotgun sequence encodes these proteins:
- the LOC104000953 gene encoding gibberellin 2-beta-dioxygenase 8 has product MPPMQSPHLPLLHRRLLRPILTTMESTKEEADVEDDQAAAADLSYPPVFLQSRGAGRLPASLCTSAAVIDVPVLDLHRLDPVGLRGACRDWGLFRLVHHGIPPPLSAALQAQARDLLSLPFDAKRARFSSPGLAYFWGTPALTLHVKDLNWLEGLHIPLGRLSSSSSAAEFDGLETFWSLVDEYKQHMARIARTLFEALAADLKLDAWVSASYLNEHDGTFRIYRYPKCARADDYFAMEAHTDSSVLSVVNQDDVGGLQVLRDGGWFCVEPIADTLIVNLGDIMQAISDDEYKSVEHRVTVNRSKERISLCYFGFPMEDGVITSSRYREFTYREFKEQVQEDIKLSGAKVGLGRFKINNES; this is encoded by the exons ATGCCTCCCATGCAATCACCACACTTACCCCTCCTGCATCGCCGCCTCCTCCGACCAATCCTCACCACCATGGAATCCACCAAGGAAGAAGCAGATGTAGAAGACGATCAAGCGGCGGCGGCCGACCTCTCGTACCCACCCGTCTTCCTCCAGTCCAGAGGCGCCGGCCGTCTCCCCGCTTCGCTATGCACCAGCGCCGCGGTGATCGACGTCCCCGTGTTGGACCTCCATCGCCTGGATCCGGTCGGGCTGCGCGGCGCGTGCCGTGACTGGGGGCTGTTCCGGCTGGTCCACCACGGCATCCCGCCGCCGCTGTCGGCCGCGCTACAGGCCCAAGCCAGGGACCTCCTCTCCCTCCCTTTCGACGCCAAGAGGGCGCGGTTCTCCTCCCCCGGCCTCGCCTACTTCTGGGGCACGCCGGCGCTCACGCTCCACGTCAAGGACCTCAACTGGCTCGAGGGCCTCCATATCCCTCTCGGCCGCCTAAGCTCCAGCAGTTCCGCCGCCGAATTCGACGGCCTCGAGACCTTCTG GTCTTTGGTGGATGAGTATAAGCAACACATGGCTCGCATCGCAAGAACGCTGTTCGAAGCCTTGGCAGCCGATCTCAAGCTCGACGCCTGGGTGTCGGCTTCCTACCTGAATGAACACGACGGCACGTTTCGGATCTACCGGTACCCCAAGTGCGCCAGAGCCGACGACTACTTCGCCATGGAGGCCCACACGGACAGCTCGGTGTTGTCCGTCGTCAACCAGGACGACGTCGGCGGCCTGCAGGTCCTGCGCGACGGCGGCTGGTTCTGCGTGGAGCCGATCGCCGACACGCTTATCGTGAACTTGGGGGACATAATGCAG GCGATCAGCGATGACGAGTACAAGAGTGTGGAGCACAGGGTGACGGTGAACAGGAGCAAGGAGAGAATCTCACTCTGCTACTTCGGCTTCCCGATGGAGGATGGCGTGATCACCAGCTCGAGGTACAGGGAGTTCACTTACAGGGAGTTCAAGGAGCAAGTGCAAGAAGACATCAAGCTCTCCGGGGCCAAAGTAGGGCTGGGGCGATTCAAGATCAACAATGAAAGCTGA